In Leisingera sp. NJS204, the DNA window TGCAGGGCACCATCGATTTCTGACCGGTGCCCAGAAGGCCGACGTTGGAGATGTGGAACCCGTCCACGTCCTTTTCCGGCGCGATCGAATTGATCACCAGATCCTCGTTCATATGCCCCGGCAGCGGCAGCTGCACCAGAATGCCGTGGATCGAGGGGTCGTTGTTCAGCTGATCAACCACCGCCAGCAGATCCGCCTCGGACGTGTCCGCATCCAGCTTGTGCTCAACCGAGTTCATGCCGACCTCAACGGTCTGCTTGCCCTTGGAGCGCACATAGACCTGGCTTGCCGGGTCTTCGCCGACCAGAACCACGGCCAGGCCGGGGGTGATGCCGTGCTCTTCTTTCAGCCGCGCCACGTGTTCGGCCACCTGGCCGCGCACCTTGGCCGCAAAGGCCTTGCCGTCAATCAGAGTTGCTGCCATTTGATCTCTTCCTTTTTACCGCAGGCCTGAGACCTGCCTTCGTCAGTCCGTTTTCAGGGTCGCGATGCCCGGGCCGCAGGGTCCCTGCCCAGCATCACTCTTCCCGGATCACCCGCGCCTCGCGGGCAATCGACCAGTCCACCAGCTGCCGCCACAAACGCTCTGTCAGGTCCGGGTCCAGCCCCTGGGCCTCAGCTGCGGCGCGGGCATTCATGACCACTTCCTCGACCCGGCTAGGGATCCGCGCAGGCCAGCCGTTTGCCTGCTTCAGCGCGATGGCCCGGTCGATATAGCCGGCACGAAGGGCCAGCAGCGCGATCAGTTCCCGGTCCAGATCGTCGATCTGCAACCTGAGGCTGGCCATATCTGCGCAGGCGTCCGGCGGGGTGCGTGTGCTCATGTCTAAAAACTCTCACGGCCCGGGATGGGTCCCGGGCCGTGAGTGCCGCATATCCTGTCTTAGAACAAGCCTTCGATCTGGCCGTCGTCATTCAGACGGATGGTTTCCGAGGCCGGTTTGCGCGGCAGGCCCGGCATCGTCATGATCTCGCCGCAGACCGCAACGATGAAGCCCGCACCGGCTGACAGGCGGACCTCACGCACCGGAACCGAATGGCCGGTGGGCGCGCCGCGCAAGCTCGGGTCGGTCGAGAAGGAATACTGGGTTTTCGCCATGCAGACCGGCAGATTGCCGTAGCCTGCGTCTTCCCATTCCTTCAGCTGATTGCGGATCTTGTTGTCGGCCAGCACCTCGTCGGCGCGGTAGATGCGCTTGGCGATGGTGTCGATCTTGTCGAACAGCGACATCTCGTCCGGGTAGATCGGCGCAAAGTTGGCCTGGCCCGCATCGACGATTTCCACAACCTTCTCGGCGAGCGGCGCCGAGCCTTCCGAGCCCAGCTCCCAGTGGCGCGACAACACCGCCTCGACGCCATGGGTGGCGGCGTAGGCTTTGACGGCGTCCACTTCGGCATCGGTGTCGGTGACGAAGTGGTTGATCGCAACCACAACCGGCACGCCGAAGGATTTGATGTTCTCGATGTGGCGGCCCAGGTTGGCGCAGCCGTTGTTCACAGCCTCGACGTTCTCGGCGCCCAGATCCGCCTTGGCAACGCCGCCGTTCATCTTCATCGCGCGCACGGTGGCAACCAGCACCACTGCCGACGGCGCAATGCCTGCCTTGCGGCATTTGATGTTCATGAACTTCTCGGCGCCGAGGTCAGCGCCAAAGCCTGCCTCAGTCACCACATAGTCTGCGACTTTCAGCGCGGTCTTGGTGGCAATCACCGAGTTGCAGCCATGCGCGATGTTGGCGAACGGGCCGCCGTGCACAAACGCCGGGTTGTTTTCCAGGGTCTGCACCAGGTTCGGCTGCATCGCGTCCTTCAGCAGAACGGTCATTGCGCCCTCTGCCTTGATGTCGCGGCAGTAGACCGGGGTCTTGTCGCGGCGGTAGGCCACGATGATGTCGCCAAGGCGCTTTTCCAGGTCCTTCAGATCGTTCGCGAGGCACAGGATCGCCATCACTTCGGAGGCCACGGTGATGTCAAAACCGGCTTCGCGCGGGAAACCGTTGGACACACCGCCCAGAGACGCGGTGATGGTGCGCAGGGCCCGGTCGTTCATGTCCACAACCCGGCGCCATGCAACGCGGCGGGTGTCGATCTCGCACTCATTGCCCCAGTAGATGTGGTTGTCGATCATCGCCGACAGCAGCGAGTGGGCCGAGGTGATGGCGTGGAAGTCGCCGGTGAAGTGGAGGTTCATTTCCTCCATCGGCACCACTTGCGCGTAACCGCCGCCTGCAGCGCCGCCCTTCATGCCGAAGTTCGGGCCCAAGGACGCCTCGCGGATACAGATCATCGCGTTCTTGCCGATCCGGTTCAGACCGTCGCCCAGACCCACGGTGGTGGTGGTCTTGCCTTCGCCCGCGGGCGTCGGGTTGATCGCGGTCACCAGGATCAGCTTGCCGTCTTCCTTGGACTGAACCGAGTTGATGAACGACTGGGACACCTTTGCCTTGTCGTGGCCGTAGGGCAGCAGGTCATCGCTGGAAATCCCGATCTTCGCACCAATCTCCTGGATCGGCTTCTTCTGCGCTTCACGCGCAATCTCGATGTCACTCTTGTAGCTCATGGCTCTCTCCCTTTTGCCGAATCTTCTGGCTGAAACCCCGTGGCGCGTGCCCTGTCGAGGTGCTTTATATTCCTATTAATTAAATTATTTTCCTGCACGTCAACACATTCCTGACCACATTCGCCTGAAAAACAGGGCCTTTTCAGTGTTTCGGACGCCGATCGGAAACAGGCGGAATTTCACCCGGGGTAAAGACGGCGCATATGCGGCAAGAGCTGCCGCAAACAAAAAGGGCCCGGGCAATGCCCGGGCCGTGCAGGGTCCGGCCCGAAGGCCAGACAGGGGAATCACTGCCGGGTCAGATATCCAGCGTGTTGTCCTTTTCCCAGCGGGAGAAGTGGTTGACGAAAGAGTTCCATTCCTGCTGCTTCATCTTCAGGTAGGCTGCCGAGAACTCCTCGCCCATCATCGCCTTCAGGCCATCGTCCTTGTCGTAGAACCGCAGCGCATCCAGCATGTTGAGCGGCAGCTTCGGCGCGTCGGTGATGGTGTGGCCTTCGGCATACATGTCGATGTCATGGCGTGGGCCTGGATCCGCCTTGGCCCGGACACCGGAAAGGCCGGCGGCAATGATCACCGCTTGCAGCAGATAGGGGTTCACCGCGCCGTCAGGCAGGCGCAGCTCAAACCGGCCGGGACCGGGGACACGCACCATGTGGGTCCGGTTGTTGCCGGTCCAGGTGACGGTGTTCGGCGCCCAGGTTGCCCCCGACATGGTACGCGGCGCGTTGATGCGCTTGTAGGAGTTCACTGTCGGATTGGTGATCGCTGCCAAGGCCGAGGCGTGCTTCATAATGCCGCCCAGGAACCAGCCGCCCTGTTCGGACAGACCCAGTTCCGCAATATCGCCAGCGCCCTTTTCGGCGGCAAAGACATTGGTGCGCGAATCCGCGCCCGGCGCGTCCCAGACCGAGATATGAGCATGGCAGCCATTGCCGGTAAGACCCTCTACCGGTTTGGGCATGAACGTCGCACGGAAGCCGTGCTTTTCCGCCACCGATTTTGCCATGAACTTGAAGAAGCTGTGCTTGTCAGCGGTCGCCAGGGCGTCGTCGAAGTCCCAGTTCATTTCCCACTGGCCGTTGGCGTCCTCGTGGTCGTTCTGATACGCGCCCCAGCCCAGTTCCAGCATGTAATCGCTGATTTCGCGGATCACGTCCAAACGGCGCATCATTGCCTGCTGGTCATAGCAGGGCTTTTCGGCATTATCGAAGGGATCCGAGATTTCCTCGCCATCGGGGGTCAGCAGGAAGAACTCGGCCTCAATGCCGGTTTTCACATGCAGGCCCTCGTCCGCGGCCTCCTTGATCAGGCGGCGCAGCACGTTGCGCGGCGCCTGGGCGACGTCTTCGCCTTCCATCACGCAATTGCCTGGAACCCAGGCGATTTCCTTGTTCCAAGGCAGCTGGATCACCGCGTCGGGATCCGGCACTGCCAGCATGTCGGGATGCGCCGGTGTGAGGTCAAGCCAGGTGGCAAAACCGGCAAACCCTGCGCCGTCTTCCTGCATATCCGCGATCGCCCGCGCCGGCACCAGTTTGGCGCGCTGGCCACCGAACAAGTCGGTGAAGGAGATCATGAAATACTTAACGCCTTTTTCTTTTGCGAAAGCAGCCAGATCTGTTGTCATGGTCCCACTCCCTTTCCCTGTTGAACGTATTTTGAAAAAGGCGCGGCCATTGCCCGGCCGCGCCTGCCAATCATCAGAACCCTGCTTTGCCAGGGTACCAGTCGGTACCGGCCAGCGGCACACGCGCCATGGCGGCAGCCTCCATTGTCAGGGCGCACAGATCCTCGGGCTCGAGGTTGTGCAAATGGTTGTGGCCGCAAGCGCGCGCAATGGTCTGCGCTTCCAGCGTCATTACCTTAAGATAGTTGCGCAGACGGCGGCCGGCTTCAACGGGATCGACGCGCTTCATCAGTTCGGGATCCTGAGTGGTGATACCAGCAGGGTCCATACCTTCGTGCCAGTCGTCATAGGCGCCGGTGGTGGTGCCCAGCTTCTGGTACTCGCTTTCCCATTTCGGATCATTGTCGCCCAGCGCGATCAGCGCTGCAGTGCCGACGGCCACCGCATCTGCGCCCAGCGCCATCGCCTTGGCCACATCTGCGCCGGTGCGGATGCCGCCGGAGACAACCAGCTGCACTTCGCGGTGCACGCCCAGATCCTGCAGCGCCTGCACGGCAGGGCGGATACAGGCCAGCGTCGGCAGGCCGACATGTTCGATAAAGACGTCCTGAGTGGCGGCGGTGCCGCCTTGCATACCGTCCAAAACCACCACGTCTGCGCCGGCCTTAACCGCCAGCGCGGTGTCGTAATAGGGCCGGGTGCCGCCAACCTTGATATAGATCGGCACCTGCCAGTCGGTGATTTCACGCAGTTCCAGGATCTTGATTTCCAGATCGTCCGGGCCGGTCCAATCCGGGTGGCGGCAGGCAGAACGCTGGTCGATACCTTTCGGCAAGGTACGCATATGCGCGACCCGGTCCGAGATTTTCTGACCCAGCAGCATACCGCCGCCGCCGGGTTTGGCGCCCTGGCCGACCACAATCTCAATCGCATCAGCCTTGCGCAGATCATCCGGGTTCATGCCGTAGCGGGACGGCAGATACTGATAAACCAGCTTGCTGGAATGACCACGCTCTTCCGG includes these proteins:
- a CDS encoding chorismate mutase; the encoded protein is MSTRTPPDACADMASLRLQIDDLDRELIALLALRAGYIDRAIALKQANGWPARIPSRVEEVVMNARAAAEAQGLDPDLTERLWRQLVDWSIAREARVIREE
- the glnT gene encoding type III glutamate--ammonia ligase, coding for MTTDLAAFAKEKGVKYFMISFTDLFGGQRAKLVPARAIADMQEDGAGFAGFATWLDLTPAHPDMLAVPDPDAVIQLPWNKEIAWVPGNCVMEGEDVAQAPRNVLRRLIKEAADEGLHVKTGIEAEFFLLTPDGEEISDPFDNAEKPCYDQQAMMRRLDVIREISDYMLELGWGAYQNDHEDANGQWEMNWDFDDALATADKHSFFKFMAKSVAEKHGFRATFMPKPVEGLTGNGCHAHISVWDAPGADSRTNVFAAEKGAGDIAELGLSEQGGWFLGGIMKHASALAAITNPTVNSYKRINAPRTMSGATWAPNTVTWTGNNRTHMVRVPGPGRFELRLPDGAVNPYLLQAVIIAAGLSGVRAKADPGPRHDIDMYAEGHTITDAPKLPLNMLDALRFYDKDDGLKAMMGEEFSAAYLKMKQQEWNSFVNHFSRWEKDNTLDI
- a CDS encoding FMN-binding glutamate synthase family protein; the encoded protein is MSDQDTKIPRTEPIQSATFTNPINAEIRRAAATGIYDIRGGGAKRKVPHFDDLLFLGASVSRYPLEGYREKCETKVTLGTRFAKKPIELDIPITIAGMSFGALSGPAKEALGRGASAAGTSTTTGDGGMTPEERGHSSKLVYQYLPSRYGMNPDDLRKADAIEIVVGQGAKPGGGGMLLGQKISDRVAHMRTLPKGIDQRSACRHPDWTGPDDLEIKILELREITDWQVPIYIKVGGTRPYYDTALAVKAGADVVVLDGMQGGTAATQDVFIEHVGLPTLACIRPAVQALQDLGVHREVQLVVSGGIRTGADVAKAMALGADAVAVGTAALIALGDNDPKWESEYQKLGTTTGAYDDWHEGMDPAGITTQDPELMKRVDPVEAGRRLRNYLKVMTLEAQTIARACGHNHLHNLEPEDLCALTMEAAAMARVPLAGTDWYPGKAGF
- a CDS encoding formate--tetrahydrofolate ligase translates to MSYKSDIEIAREAQKKPIQEIGAKIGISSDDLLPYGHDKAKVSQSFINSVQSKEDGKLILVTAINPTPAGEGKTTTTVGLGDGLNRIGKNAMICIREASLGPNFGMKGGAAGGGYAQVVPMEEMNLHFTGDFHAITSAHSLLSAMIDNHIYWGNECEIDTRRVAWRRVVDMNDRALRTITASLGGVSNGFPREAGFDITVASEVMAILCLANDLKDLEKRLGDIIVAYRRDKTPVYCRDIKAEGAMTVLLKDAMQPNLVQTLENNPAFVHGGPFANIAHGCNSVIATKTALKVADYVVTEAGFGADLGAEKFMNIKCRKAGIAPSAVVLVATVRAMKMNGGVAKADLGAENVEAVNNGCANLGRHIENIKSFGVPVVVAINHFVTDTDAEVDAVKAYAATHGVEAVLSRHWELGSEGSAPLAEKVVEIVDAGQANFAPIYPDEMSLFDKIDTIAKRIYRADEVLADNKIRNQLKEWEDAGYGNLPVCMAKTQYSFSTDPSLRGAPTGHSVPVREVRLSAGAGFIVAVCGEIMTMPGLPRKPASETIRLNDDGQIEGLF